The following coding sequences are from one Seonamhaeicola sp. ML3 window:
- a CDS encoding SGNH/GDSL hydrolase family protein, translating to MNSKNVSLFFGLILLFYLGCSSTSVETNTEEPNDSEVQSNAIKLLSLGDSYTIGQSVCETCRFPEQLKDSLIERIENLTAELKVIATTGWTTTNLKNAIANENLGNDFDLATLLIGVNNQFQVRDFSIFETEFPELVNDAIRFAKGEKENLIVVSIPDYAFTPFGNGRSTISNGIDKYNNYIENYCNANDITYIYITDITREGLEKPELVASDGLHPSAVAYSKFVSRMLPEALKKLGL from the coding sequence ATGAACTCGAAAAATGTATCCCTCTTTTTTGGCCTAATATTATTATTCTACTTAGGCTGCTCTTCAACTTCTGTAGAAACTAATACCGAAGAACCTAATGATTCTGAAGTACAAAGCAATGCCATTAAATTACTCTCTTTGGGAGATAGTTACACCATAGGACAAAGCGTTTGTGAAACATGCAGGTTTCCAGAACAACTCAAGGACAGTCTCATTGAACGTATTGAAAATTTAACAGCTGAATTAAAAGTAATAGCAACAACGGGTTGGACTACTACTAACTTAAAAAATGCTATTGCAAATGAAAATCTTGGTAATGACTTCGATTTAGCGACTCTACTTATAGGTGTAAACAACCAGTTTCAAGTTAGGGATTTCTCCATATTTGAAACAGAATTTCCTGAACTAGTGAATGATGCTATTCGATTTGCGAAAGGGGAAAAAGAAAATTTAATAGTGGTATCTATCCCCGATTATGCATTCACACCATTTGGAAATGGCAGAAGCACAATTTCGAATGGTATTGATAAGTACAATAACTACATAGAGAATTATTGTAATGCTAATGACATTACTTATATCTACATTACCGATATAACCAGAGAGGGTCTCGAAAAACCAGAACTTGTAGCCAGCGATGGACTACACCCCTCTGCAGTGGCTTACAGTAAATTTGTGAGTCGCATGCTTCCAGAGGCATTGAAAAAATTAGGGCTTTAG
- a CDS encoding metallophosphoesterase family protein codes for MFSSKKRLDQAYKNAKIVSFGDSDKFILFSDCHRGDNSFADDFANNRNIYFHALKHYYQEGFQYCELGDGDELWENISFTSILHAHKNVFMLMREFHKENKLHMIWGNHDMVYRNPNYVKKNLSSYFDPKEGKKVELFGDITYNEAIVLKHEDNGQELFLTHGHQADWWNFLFWKWSRFLVRILWKPLNVMGIADPTSPAKNYKELIKVERRAKKWIVNNNNLLTIFGHTHRPRFPEPGDIAFFNDGSCVHPRSITGLEIENGAIALIKWHIATKDDGTLQIIRTLLEGPVKLINYRT; via the coding sequence ATGTTTTCATCTAAGAAAAGGCTAGATCAAGCATACAAAAATGCTAAAATAGTTTCGTTTGGCGACAGCGATAAATTTATCCTCTTTAGCGATTGCCACCGTGGCGACAATAGTTTCGCAGATGATTTTGCCAATAATAGAAATATTTACTTTCACGCCTTAAAACATTATTACCAAGAAGGATTTCAATATTGTGAGTTAGGCGATGGCGACGAACTTTGGGAAAACATCTCCTTCACTTCTATCTTACACGCGCACAAAAATGTGTTTATGTTAATGCGTGAGTTTCATAAAGAAAACAAACTACATATGATTTGGGGGAACCACGATATGGTATACCGAAACCCTAATTATGTAAAGAAAAACCTTTCGAGTTATTTTGACCCCAAGGAAGGAAAGAAAGTGGAACTTTTTGGTGATATAACGTATAACGAAGCTATTGTTTTAAAGCATGAAGATAACGGACAAGAACTTTTTTTAACGCATGGACATCAAGCCGATTGGTGGAATTTTTTGTTTTGGAAATGGAGTCGGTTCTTGGTTAGAATACTCTGGAAACCTTTAAATGTTATGGGCATTGCAGACCCTACCAGCCCTGCAAAAAACTATAAAGAACTTATTAAAGTAGAGCGTAGGGCTAAAAAATGGATTGTCAACAATAATAATCTGCTCACCATTTTCGGGCATACCCATAGACCACGCTTTCCAGAACCAGGAGATATTGCGTTTTTTAACGACGGTAGCTGTGTTCACCCCAGAAGCATAACAGGTTTAGAAATAGAAAACGGTGCTATTGCATTAATTAAATGGCATATCGCTACCAAAGATGATGGTACACTTCAAATTATTAGGACACTTTTGGAAGGCCCTGTGAAGTTGATTAATTACAGAACTTAA